In Apteryx mantelli isolate bAptMan1 chromosome 18, bAptMan1.hap1, whole genome shotgun sequence, a single window of DNA contains:
- the PXMP4 gene encoding peroxisomal membrane protein 4: protein MADGGEPLRALLVTVNALLQQRRYHTALAVLKGFRNGAVYGAKIRAPHALVMTFLFKNGSLREKLKAIAQATYTHSRNLAYFVFTYKGLMALQSRLQGKKIPFHSFFAACIGGWLVFGENNPINSQIIMYLLSRILFGLSRLAVEKGYVPQPKQDPFPLVAALIWGTVLWLFEYHRQTLQPSLQSSMTYLYDDSNVWHDISDFLIYNKRSTSK from the exons atGGCCGACGGCGGGGAGCCGCTCCGGGCTCTGCTCGTCACCGTCAACGCCCTGCTGCAGCAGCGCCGCTACCACACCGCGCTCGCCGTCCTCAAGGGCTTCCGCAACGGGGCCGT ATATGGAGCAAAAATTCGTGCACCACATGCCCTGGTGATGACTTTTCTATTCAAGAATGGAAG TTTAAGAGAGAAATTGAAAGCGATTGCTCAGGCCACGTACACTCATTCCCGGAACTTGGCGTATTTCGTGTTCACCTACAAGGGACTGATGGCGTTGCAGTCCcgactgcaggggaaaaaaattccgtTTCATTCTTTCTTTGCAGCCTGCATTGGAGGTTGGCTAGTGTTTGGTGAGAACAACCCCATCAATAGCCAG ATTATTATGTACCTGCTGTCTCGTATCCTGTTTGGCTTGTCTCGGTTGGCGGTGGAAAAGGGCTACGTCCCACAGCCAAAGCAGGATCCCTTCCCGCTTGTCGCTGCTCTGATATGGGGGACAGTTCTCTGGCTATTTGAATATCACCGGCAAACTCTGCAACCTTCTCTGCAGTCCTCCATGACATACTTGTATGATGATAGTAATGTATGGCATGACATTTCTGACTTTCTCATTTATAACAAAAGGAGTACAAGCAAGTAG